DNA sequence from the Gopherus evgoodei ecotype Sinaloan lineage chromosome 3, rGopEvg1_v1.p, whole genome shotgun sequence genome:
AACACCCTGCTCTTCTCCCAGAGGATCACAGCCGTGGCAGCAGGACCCGGAGAGGGGGCATTGGCTAGAACATTGGACCAGCCAGGATCAGATGCACCAGAGTCGGATTGTCTGCTAACAAGCACCCCCGGGAGGAGTTTTAAGCTTTGATCAACGTGCTGGACAGTTAACGCTCTTCGCTCTGCACTCCCAGGGGCTTGGGGCACCAGAGTTTGCCCTGCCTCTGTTAAAAGGGAGCTGTGGATCAGCGGGAGCACACAGGTACCAGGATCCTGTTGCGGAAGAGAGCCGAGCGTAACAGCTCCCACACCCAAGAGGGATAAACAGGGGTCTAGGCTTTACAGCTGCCAGCCTGGCACAGGCCCCTGCTCTATGTCTCGGTTATGCCCCAGGTGTTTTTCCATGCAGCTCTCCTCCGGGTGCAGGGACCAGCCAACAAATGGTGCTTCAGGCCAGTTTCCAAAGCTTCCCCCTCAGCCACCACTCACCTTCTGGCACTGGCTCTCCCAGGCTTGGTGCAGCTGCTGGAAGTCCAGGGGCAGGCGGCTTTTGGACAGGACAGGGATCTTGCTGCGGCTCCGCGTGCCTGACCCGTCCCAGGCAGACGGCTCATTCTCCTTTCCCAGCTGCGGGTGGCTCCCGGCCAGGGAGCAGCTCCCTTTCCACTTGCCCCGGGGTGGGTGGGCCAAGGAAACCCATTCCGGACTCTTCCTGACCTGGGCCATTTTTGACAGCTGCACCAAGCAAAGTCACTGCCGCACCTTTCCTGGCATTtgcacctggaggaagagagGCTCCCAGGAGCTGAAGAGGGTCTAACTTGCAGGGTGTAACCACCTCCCAGTCCCCACCACACCAGAGGAGACCCACCGATGGGCTCACGTCCTGCCCCCTGGCTAGACCTGAACTGGCAGCACCAGCGCATGAGGAATTCCCTTCCGAGCTGGCTGGGGACTGGCCACAGGCCCAGAGCACTGAGCCCACGTggctggatcctggccactgcaGAGTTGGCCCCAGTTCACTAGCCCGTTCAATGCACCTCTGGTGAAGGCTCAGCACTAGCCACAGGTTCTCTGCCCCATGCAGAATGTCACCAGCACCGGCCCCTGGGGAAGCTCACCCACACTCCAAGGGCAGAGTCTGAGTCCCTGCTGTTTGCACCCTCTTGCAATCTCTGCCCAACCCAGTCTCCTCCATGCTGCCCACCACAttgtcccctgccccaggcccccccagctctgcacgaCTCCCTACTACCCCCCACTCATACaccacctcctgccacccccgaAAGCTCCCCTCTGCTGGTCCTCGGGGACCCGCCTACCGGCGCAACAGCCCAGAgaatcccccaccccactgctctcaGGGAACCCCACCTCCCCCTTGGCAAACCCCTCCAGGGACTCAGTCAACCACTACAGCCCCCAGAAACCCCCCTCCCAGGCCCTCAGCTCAGGGATCCTCCACAGATGCTCTCCACTCCAAGGCATTCCCCATGTACACCTCATCCCCAGACACTGCCAGGGGGCCCACACTCTACTGGCCCCCTCCTAGGACCCCCAGGCCAGGGATCCCCACTCCCCGTGTCCGACACCCCCAGAAACCCCGACAGCCAGGGACCCCACCCCATGTACACCTCATCCCCAAACACCCCCCATGCCAGGAACCCACCAGGACCCCATCCTCTACTGCCCCGACCCCGGGACCCCCAGACCAGAGACCCCCACTCCCCATGCCCGACACCCCCAGAGAACCCCACAGCTAAAGACGCCCCCCTACGTACACCTCATCCCTAAACACCCCCTATGCGAGGAAAGCCCCGGGCCCCCCCCACTCTCCCTACCCCAGGACACCCAGGCCAGGGACCCCACCCCATGgccgcctgcccccccccaccccggggtcccccccggctccccccagcCGGGGACCCCACCCCATggccgcctccccccccccaccccggggtcCCCCGGGGACCCCACCCCATGgccgcctgcccccccccaccccagggtccccccccggctccccccagcCGGGGATCCCACCCCATGgccgcctcccccccccaccccggggtcCCCCGGGGACCCCACCCCATggccgcctgccccccccccaccccagggtcccccccccggctccccccagcCGGGGATCCCACCCCATggccgcctccccccccccaccccggggtcCCCCGGGGACCCCACCCCATggccgcctgccccccccccaccccagggtccccccccggctccccccagcCGGGGATCCCACCCCATGgccacctgccccccccaccccagggtccccccccggctccccccaccccggggtCCCCCGGAGCCTGGCACGTGCTCCCCCCACCTGCTGCCGGCTGATTCGGTTGCGTccgctcagcccagcccagcgccctAGGAGCAGTCGCCAGCTCCCCGCCGGTTTGTAAAATACCAACAGCGCTGATTGGTCACTCTCCTCCCACCGGGGGCGGGGTCGATCGTAAGCGAGCCAATCGGGAGCAAGGGAGGCGGGGCGAAGACGACGGCAAAGCGTAGGGCGGACGGTGACGGATTGGTCGGCGCTGTCCgcctcctccacctcccaccTCCCGTTCCGGCCTATCAGGCGCGGGGGGGCGGGGCAAGGTCGCCCAGCGGAAGTCGAGGATCTCGCGAGATCTGAGCTGAAGGTAGCTGGGCGTCTAGGCCATAGCGAAGGGCGTGGGTAGAGCGGCGTGAGGATGGCCTGCTGGGATAGGCTGGATCCTCCGAGTGTCGTCATGGGGCCCAGCTCCAGGCCACGTGGGGCCAGGCCCCGGCTCTAGGCCACGCCCAGCTCCAGGTCATGCTGAGGGGGGCCACATGGGGccaggccccagctccaggccacgcccaggggggccatgggggggcCAGGCCCAGCTCCAGGTCACACCAGAGGGTCCGGGCCTGGCACTTGGCCATGCCACAGACACTCCCCATGGTTCTCACTGGCTGGGGGCACCCACAGGTGCTCATCCTGCTGTGAGGTCTTCCCTAGACCAGCTCCACCAGGCCAGACGGCAGCATCGTGCCATGGTGCCAGGTCATACCATGGTACGAGGGTTTGCCAACCAGGCACAGCTTCACACAGCCACGAGGACACCCCCACAGCACTGCTGTGCCCACAGATCACCCCCCGTGCGCCTGGCTCATGCTGCATGGCATGGTCACAGCTCACCCCACTGACCGCCTGGATTCTTACAGGCATCCCCTCGTGGGGAACTGGCCAGGGCCGAGAGCTGCAGTGAAAGGGGTGAACAGGCACTAGTGCTCATGGGGTCAATGCCTGTGGGGCCCTAGTCTGAAACCAGCCTCTCGCCACCCCCATAGCAGACAGCATGGGCAagctccccatcaccaccacacgCTGCCCTAAAGGAACTTCCTGTGAGGCACAGGCAGGGAGCTTGGCCTCCCCCGCATGGCTGCCAACACAGGACATCCGCTAGGTCCAAGTGGGGTGAGGTTATTTTGCGAGGGCACCACTTGCCCTCTAAGAGCTGCCAGCTCACCTCAGACAGGGGCCCCTTAGCAGGCACTGCCTCAAGGGGTCAAAGTTGAGGCCTctccccccttttcccctccactGGGGGGATGGAGATACCAGACACTGGGACAAGGAGGCACAGACTAGAAGCAGACACAAGCGATTCCACAGTATGATCTTTAGTGGCCAGTAAAGCAAGACGGGGCACATTCAACACCACGCTTGAGCACTGGGCAACACTCGTCGTTTAGGCAGATCAGGGAGCACCAAAGCAACGAGCCTGCAGCTACTCAGAGCCTCCAGTGTGTCATTCCAGCAGGGTGAGGGgtccctaccccagccccctcGTTAAAGGCAGGGCTGGGACAAGGGAGGTAGATCTGATAGTCAGGCACAGCATGTGCAGCCAGGTGGCCAGAGCACAGACGTGAGGATGGCAGTGGGGTAAAGCATTTGGGGACTGCATATTCAGCTGCAGTCAGGCTCAGGGAATACGCTTTGGGACTCACTCATAGGAGCAGGATCGGAAAAGCACCGTAGGGCTTGGTGTCAGCAGCAGGTATTGGGCTCAGGAATCGCTACTGAGCTGGGATAGCAGCACATTTTGGCAGCAGGAAACATCGTTCCATGCATCTGTTCAAGTATtggagccagccaggagcagctccatgcaccagcacgccaagcgcgtgcttggggcagcaagccactgggggcgctctgccggtcgccatgagggcagcaggcaggtctcttcggcggcttgcctgcagagggtctgctgggaccctggcttcggcggacctcccgctcgcatgccgccgaaggcagcctgcctgccgtgcttggggtggcaaaatgcctagagccacccctggagcCAGTGCTGAGAATGGTGAGAAGAAACTCTCCCATGTCAGAGCAGGAGAACTGAAAAAACGTGTCTGAAATCAAAGAGAGGCACGCTATCAGATGGGCAGGGATCCGCCTCAAAATGAGAACTGAGCCTCAGTGCCCCAGCAGAGCTCCTTAGGGAAGGATTCACCCTCAGGGACTGCACTGGACCGTCACTATTGTCCGTTGCAGCCCGGGTGGGCCCAGGATACTAGACACAAGGTGGAGGAGCTAAtctcttttcttggaccaactgcttgtctctttcacccacagaagttggtctcaTACCAGGTATTAGCTCACCCCCCCCTTGTCTCACTCAGCACTGTTGTGCAGCACCTGACACACTTATCCCTTTCAGGGCTGGGATTTGGGATCAAAGCCAAAATCAATGTCAGGAGCAGGCAGCAGTACCGGGTGTTAAAAATGGTGAGAATGTTAGGAAAGGGATCACTCCCAGCTGCTACTCAGCAGCACAAATGAGAATCGAGACAGAGATTCAGCAGCATTGGAAAAAGGCAGTACCAGGACTAGGAACTGCTTCAGCGTCAGCCATTTGTACTGGGATTTTACCTGGGGAGCAGGAATCCAGGCTGAGCGCACTCGGGCTAGAAATCCAACAGTGGGCAGTAGTCCCAGCCATTGGTGTCTGTACTAAAATGCACTTTCTGGCCTGATAAGTGTCAGAATTTGGGGGCCTGGCCTCACCCCGTACTGGGAATGGACACCATGTCAGACATTGGTCTCACACTCAGAAACAGGAGTCTCTGGTACAGCACTGACCCTTGTACTCTCATCAGGAACCATGTCAGCCCTGAGAACCGCTGGTGGGAGGTAGCATCCCTCCAGAGTTCAGGACTGATCTCAGACCCAGGACAGTTCCTCTCTGGAATCAGCTTCAGCATCAGACTCCTCTTCGGTACCAAACTCGGTCAGGGCCTCTACCTTGGGAGCAGGAATCATGGTGGGATTGAGCAGCAGGACTGGATCGGTGACTGGGCTCGGGGTTTGTGTGGGCAGAGCACGGGCAGCAGCTGGAGGGGAAGCCAGGATGCTGCTTTACCAGCTCAGTCAGCACATGTAGTCTGGGAAGGTcactccctcacccccaccccccaaggcagagctggggctgaggcgGGGCAGGAAAAGCAGCTAGGTCAGATCCAAGGGCATAGGACAGGGGAGGGCCAGAGGAAACGGCCTGTGGTGAGAGGGGCAAAGGGATGGGGGAGCCCGGTgggagcccctgccctgggctgtgAGTGGGTATGGCTGAGCTCCCCCCTCCAGGCGCAGGTGGGCTGGGAGGACTGGGCAGAGTGGCAGAGGTATCAGTAGTAATAAGGCCAGTGCGGCTGGGAGCAGGTgtggggggctgcagcaggggtctCGCAGTTTCACGCCATCGCCTGGGTCCAGGGCAGAGGCCTGGTGCCGGCATCACTTGTCCAGCTCACTTCTCTGCTCCTTTCTCGATTCAGTCACCACCTGccacgtggggggggggtggaaccGAGACCACAGGATtagacccctcagccccagcgcCTGGCTACGCCCCCTGCCACCGAGGATCCTGGAGCCCTTCTGACaggccccagagcccccagccccagcgtTATCCCCAGCACAGACAGGGGAATCACTTAGCCCAAGagaggcagagctaggaacagaccCCAGAagtcctggggctccctgctctagccactacaCCATGCTCCCCAATAGCTTTGTACacaacccaggcatcctgggtccctcccctgctccaaccactagctCACGCCACCCTCAGCTGgccatagaacccaggagtcctgcctccctgctctaaccactggacactGCTACTTCTCCTTGCATGTGCCTGTAACACTGGGATTTGAATGACAGCTGAACCCTCAGGGAACCTCTTCACAGGCCTGGGCATGCCCTGACCTCCTCCCCCAACACCCCGATACCCTCTGCTTGGCACATTGCACCcgggcagctccccgccccgACAGGGGAAGACTCACCTCTCCATTCCGGGTCTCAATGGTTTTGATCAGAACCATTTTCCTGGTGTGGCTCTCCAAGGTCTGCTCCGGCTcaggcactgggcagggggtgcagggaggccatgagaggggaaggggctgcagccACTGgactcccccccacactcccccagGGTGAGGCCTCCAAGCCCTGGGCTGGGTGTGCACCAGGACTGGGGAAGATCCCCCAACTGGCAGGTGCTGCCCCTAACAATCCCGCTCAGCGACAGCAGAGTTCTTGCCCGGCTCCCCAGCGAGAGCAGCTGGACGCAGCTGACCCTGTGTGACTGGCAGAGGCCAGTGACACCCAGACTCCCAGGGAGCCCCAAAAAACCTGGCCGGGGAGGGGCAGAGACTCCTGGGGGAGGCGGGGCCAGAGACACCCCCCAGCTGGGGCTGTACACTCACCTGACGTTTTCATGCTGAGGGAGGCCAGCGAGTGGATGGGGATCGTGATCCTGGGGGAGGGTCAAACAGCACAGTGAGTGACAGAGGCACCCCCCCATGGCGCTTGCCAGCCGGGCTCCCCGGTGCCACACCCACCTGTTCTCCTCGCCCTCCAGCAGCTTGCGGTAGGTGGCGATCTCGATGTCCAGCGCCATCTTGACGTTGAGCAGGTCCTGGTACTCACGCAGGTGCCGCGCCATCTCCTCCTTCAGGTGCTGGATCTCCTGCTCCAGCCGCCCCACCGTGTCCTGGTAGCTGCCGACCTCCACCCCGTACTGGTCCTCCAGCTGCCGCATCTGGCGCAGCAGCGCCTCATTCTGGCCACGGGGGGGAGGGCAGGCGTCAGACTCCTGGTCCGAGTGGGCCTGGTCTCTCCTTGCCCCCCCTACACCCCATCCCAGGGGAGCTGTGCTGCAGAAAGCTGCAGGGCTGTGATTCAGGCATGGGGCATATAACCAGTTGCTGCAGAGAGCTTCACTGGGGGGTGCTCTTCCCTCAGCAGTGCTAGGGGGCTggggtccccccaccccactgaacagtACTCACAGTTCCCTTCAGCCCATCCACCTCGCAGGTCAGGCTCTGGATCTGCCTCCGGGACTCGTTCATCTCCTGCTTGGCCTGGCGCAGCGCCTCGTGGTTCCGGTTGGCCGCGTCTGACAGGTCAGCAaactgggagagggagggagcgtCGGGGAGGGGGTCTTAGGACCCCCAAAATGCTACCTCAGCGAGGTGCAGGGGGAGCTCCCTGCAGGTGAGCtggttccctgccccccagcaggagCAGCCGTGCCCCATGTGCCCACCCCCGGCTCTCCCTGCTGGCGCTGGCAGCGTGTGGGGCACCTCCGCCCCAGGGCCACGACTGGCGCCAGTACCTTGGACTTGTACCACTCCTCGGACTCCTGCAGGTTCTTCACCGCGATGCTCTCGTACTGGGTGCGGATGTCACGCAGCGCGGCCGTCAGGTCCGGCTTGACCGTCTCCATCTCCACCTGCACCTGCTGGCTTTCAACGCTCACCTGCAGGTCACGCAGCTCCTGGGACAAGAGAGACCGTGAGACGCCCTGCAATGGGCCCCAGCTGCACCCAGAAGTTTCATTCTGAGCCTAGTACTGGGGGCCCCGgtctgtgcccccctccccttcccccaggtgCGCTGCAGCCTGGTGCAGGGTGGGGCTGCACTGCAGCTGCAGTTCTGCTCTTCACCACGAGATGGCGGCAAGGTCCCTGGGCTCTCggggctggctgctgctgagtcccccccccagctggggtcTGCCTGGGCCAgcgtgggaggggagtggggcggCGCTGTCAGGGCCCCACATCAATGTGccgccctctccttcccccacaggaCCAAGCCACCCCCaatcccctcacccccctgcccccccttggGCCCCCACCCTCCCCCTACCTCCTCGTGCAGCTTCTTCAGGAACTCGATCTCGTCCATCAGCGACTCGATCTTGCGTTCCAGCTCCAGGCGTGAGAGGGTGGCGTCGTCCACATCCtgtggaggggggaggcagggggccgAGTGCCAGGGACAGGCCcacggaggggtggggggcacgcAGAGGGCAATGTGGCCCGCCGGTCCCTCTCCTTGCATGAAGGGCATGGGGACACTGTGTCCAGGTTTTATAGTCTGTGACTGTGCACGTGTGGGCACACACCCTGAAGGGCTGTTTTTGCACGTCTGTCTTTATGCAAGTGCCTGTGTGACCACCCGTGGGCCATACGTGTCTCTCTGTACATGTCTGGGTGAACACTCTAAGCATGTGGACCCCATCACATGGATGATGTTCCTGGGTGCACGTGCCCACAGGGAGgaaccctgtcccagcccccctccccactcctgtcccaAGAGCGAGgcctgagcagagctggggccaggtctTTGCACTGCTGGGCTCTGGATCACACACGTTTGCACACGCGGCCTGGACAGGGAGACGTCCGGCTCTCAGCTCCACGTGTCCTCCCCCGGTGCACGGGGCCAGCACAGTGTCCTTTAAATGGGAACGAGAGCCCATTGATCCCAGGGCTTGTGCACAGGGGTGCAGTGCACCTGCAAGGACACGTTTGTACATGAGTGTGCAAAAGTGTATGTGATCAAAGACATgcacaagcatgtgaacaagagtGCATgcaagtatgtgtgtgtgagtgtgcataCAAGAGGGAGGCAGGTGAACACAGTCCAGAGCCCCTTGCCGCCGCTGCCACCCCGCCCtgctcccaaacacacacacacacacacacacacacaccttccggAACAGCACCAGGTTGTTCTCTGCATCCTCACGCCTGTgtatctcctcctccagcctggggGGGGCACAGCAAGAGGGTCAGATGCAGGCAGGACACCCACACGCAGCTCTCTCCAGCCCCTGCCATGCCcacccccccatgcacacactgGGCACGCTCCCTGAACACCCCATGAGCCTCTCCCCACCACGTCCTCCTAACACCACCAGCGATCAGAGGGGCCCCTCTGCCCCTACCCCTTCCTGGGATGGCCAAATTCAGTCCCTGaacagagctgggggagcggggCTCCGCACTGGtccacccccccacccaaacCAGGGGTATGGGCCCACCCTGGGATGTACTGGAAGAGGGTGGGGCAGTGCCAGGGAGGGAATCCTGCACTGTGAACAGCCCCCCACATCCTCTCCCCTGGAGGATAAAGACACCCCCACAtcacggcggggggggggggatttcccAGCTGTAGAGGGGGGCACTCAGCATTCTGGAGCAGCAGCTGTGAACCGTCAACCCCAGCTTCTTCAGCAGGGGGCCAGCAGCCCCGCCTTGCAGTCATCTGCGGGGACCATACGGGTAGGGGGGACACCACACCCTGCAGCATCCCCCCATGGGCCCAGAGGGGCAGCAGGGCCCTCGCTCCCTCCACCCATGCTGCTGTAGTtcagtgccccacccctgccgACTCCACCCTACGCTGAGGCTTGGCAGGACGCTGCTCGGGGGTGCCCAGActgcagaccccccccccaagggcTGCTGGGATATCCCTTCCTTCTTCAGGTCACAGACCCACACTATACGGGAGGCGGTCGGCCCCACCCAGGGGGgctagaacaatttgtatagtgggggcaAAGGGGGGGGGTGAGAGCCATTAAACTGAACTGAGCTGTGAAGCCATTTCAAGCCTGAGTCAGATCCCCCtatttccagcacctatggccccacccacccctgcctcagtttccctcatcCTCCCAGCCCTGCGCCTCCCTTACCCCTAACCCCTCCTACCCGCCCACCACCCTTCTCCTGCCCCGGCTCAGCCCCCAAACCTCACCCTGTGCCCCCCACAGCCCGCTGGTCCTCGGAGCGGCTCTGCCTGCTTTAGGCGGGGGGCAGAGTCTGCCCTGAACATCACCAGctgctgccctgcctgccccccattcACCTGTAACCCTTTCTCCATCACCCCCTCCCAACCCAGCCCCCTGCAT
Encoded proteins:
- the PRPH gene encoding peripherin, with amino-acid sequence MSARATSYRRAFGPPPLLSPGSGSYSSASASSRLSAARLLGSPGPGRSAQWVRGSLRAAQPARLAPGAERLDWALAEALNREFLATRGNEKAELQELNDRFASFIEKVRALETHNAALRAQLGQAQAREPARAADLCQDELRDLRRQLELLGQERDRAQLERDNLAEDLAALKQRLEEEIHRREDAENNLVLFRKDVDDATLSRLELERKIESLMDEIEFLKKLHEEELRDLQVSVESQQVQVEMETVKPDLTAALRDIRTQYESIAVKNLQESEEWYKSKFADLSDAANRNHEALRQAKQEMNESRRQIQSLTCEVDGLKGTNEALLRQMRQLEDQYGVEVGSYQDTVGRLEQEIQHLKEEMARHLREYQDLLNVKMALDIEIATYRKLLEGEENRITIPIHSLASLSMKTSVPEPEQTLESHTRKMVLIKTIETRNGEVVTESRKEQRSELDK